One part of the Sporosarcina ureae genome encodes these proteins:
- a CDS encoding AAA family ATPase, whose protein sequence is MDINLQKLHEIKSALNKKFFERENEVEGILVAILSRQHMLMIGPAGTAKSALAVELTKIVEGTSYFQWLLTRFSTPEEVFGPLSLKDLEEGVYKRNTTSKMPEAHLVFLDEIFKANSAILNSLLTLINERLFYNDGHPIEVPLISVIGASNEYPEEGEGLEALFDRFLLRFEIDFIADESNFVSMMKDEGEEVETPKMHLDELIQLQNMADKVKIPDEVYETLSTIRRELQDEGIQPSDRRFKQSLSILQARALINQRESVQIEDIAILENALWETLDQKEAVCTIVRRHSQDGLAQRLSAIENEANEIYDSAVRDQSTEAGMEAVQKISALSTEVNKLKEENESRVTEIDHLQNQLVSLKNEVESSRLDTAYYGETNEKKDGNGDQTGVFFRM, encoded by the coding sequence ATGGATATTAATTTACAGAAGTTACATGAAATCAAAAGCGCGTTGAATAAAAAGTTTTTCGAAAGAGAAAATGAAGTAGAGGGGATTTTAGTAGCTATTCTGTCTAGACAACATATGTTAATGATTGGACCGGCAGGAACTGCGAAATCTGCACTGGCGGTAGAATTAACAAAAATCGTTGAAGGCACTTCTTACTTTCAATGGCTACTGACAAGATTTAGTACACCGGAAGAAGTGTTTGGTCCTCTTTCATTAAAAGATTTAGAAGAAGGAGTGTACAAGCGAAATACTACTTCTAAAATGCCGGAAGCGCATCTTGTATTTTTGGACGAAATTTTCAAAGCAAACTCTGCAATACTTAACAGTTTATTGACATTAATTAATGAACGATTATTCTATAATGACGGTCATCCCATTGAAGTACCGTTAATATCAGTTATTGGCGCATCCAACGAATATCCCGAAGAGGGGGAAGGACTTGAAGCCTTATTTGACCGATTTTTATTGCGTTTTGAAATAGACTTCATTGCCGACGAATCGAATTTTGTATCGATGATGAAAGACGAGGGAGAAGAAGTTGAAACTCCCAAAATGCATTTGGATGAATTAATACAACTTCAAAACATGGCGGATAAAGTGAAAATTCCTGATGAAGTATATGAAACGTTGTCTACTATTCGTAGAGAACTACAGGATGAAGGAATTCAGCCGTCCGACCGTCGATTCAAACAATCTTTAAGTATCTTGCAAGCTAGGGCGCTAATCAATCAAAGGGAGTCAGTACAAATAGAGGATATTGCCATACTTGAGAATGCATTGTGGGAAACACTTGATCAGAAAGAAGCAGTGTGCACCATCGTTCGCCGACATTCACAAGATGGATTAGCACAAAGACTTTCGGCGATTGAAAATGAAGCGAATGAAATCTATGATTCCGCAGTACGTGATCAGTCGACGGAAGCAGGTATGGAGGCAGTCCAGAAAATTTCAGCTTTATCAACAGAAGTAAATAAGTTGAAAGAGGAAAATGAAAGCCGAGTGACAGAAATTGATCACTTACAAAATCAGCTCGTTTCATTAAAAAATGAAGTGGAAAGCAGTCGTTTAGATACTGCTTACTATGGTGAAACGAATGAAAAAAAAGATGGAAATGGCGACCAGACTGGAGTCTTTTTTAGAATGTAA